The Methylocystis sp. ATCC 49242 region GAATTCAGCCTCGAACGCCTCGAGCTGAGGCCCCAGGATTAAGTGGCCTCCATCCACCACAGTAGCGACGACGGCATCAATCGCTTCGCGAATCTCGCGATGGCCATCCGACAGATCATAGAAGGGTATCGTCATCCGACTCGCTCGCGGCGAGCTTCAAGGACGAAGGTTTCATAGTCGCGTATGTAGTCCGACTCGTCATAATTATGGGACGCCAAGACAAGACAGCAGGCACCCGAGGAAAAATTGCGCAGCTCTCTCCATACTAGAGGGTGTTATGCACCTTGGATCATGAAATCTGCTGCGCGCTTGAGCATGAGACATGCGAAGGCGACGACGTGGAGTCCTGCGAGGGTCTGAGCATAGCGCTCGTAGTCTTTGACGAGCCGCCTGCATCGCGTCGCCCAGGCGAATGAACGCTCGACCACCCAGCGCTTGGGCAGCAACACGAAGCCTTTTTTGGCCTCGGCGAGTTTGACGACGCAAAGCTCGGCGCCCTGCGCCTTTGCGGCCTCGGACGCCTTTTCGCCGGTGTAGCCCTGATCGACATAAACGAGTTCGACGCTTTCGCCTGTCACATCCTGCACGGCTGCGATGAGCTTGCCGACCTCGGCGCGGTCATCGACATTCGCCGGCGTGACATGCAACGCCAGCAAATGGCCCAATGTGTCGACTGCCATGTGCAGCTTCGAGCCGCGCTTTCGCTTCGCGCCGTCATAGCCCGCTCGTGGGCCGCTCTCAGGGGTCGAGCGCAAGGTGCGGCTGTCGATGATCGCCGCCGTCGGCTCCGCCGCCCGCCCGGAAGCGACGCGCAACTGGGCGCGCAGATCCTGCGCAAGCGCCTCGAACACGCCCGCCGACAGCCAGCGCTGCGATTGCTGATACACGGCGAACCATGGCGGCAGATCGTTGGGCATGGCGCGCCAGGCGATGCCGTAGCGCAGCACGTAACGCAGGCCGTTGAACAGCTCGCGCAGCGAATGTTGACGCTGCGGCGCGCCTTCGTCCATGAGCGTCAGATAAGGCGCAACCAGCGACCATTCTTCGTCGCTGACGTCAGACGGATAAGGTTTGCGAATCGGAGACATCCGATTCTACTAAGACAATCAATCACCAAAGTACATAACACCCTCTAGATTTTTCAAATAGAGTCCGTAGTAGGATCTATTTAGCGATACCACCTCGCTGCGCCGTCCGTCACTCAGATGAACATCAAAACTTCCGCTTACCGCGATCACGACTTGCTCCAACTCTTTATGGGCATGACCACCGCGAAACGATCCGCCAGGTACGTCGTAGAGATAATATACGCGGCTGATTCCAAACGAGATATTCCGAGATCCTTCGATAAAGGTAAGGTTCCCGCGACGGTCGTTGACGATCGGAAAACGCAACAATTCCCACGAGCCAGACATCGTCTTTCCTAATCGTCTTCATTCCTCAAGAATCTCACGTGATCCGATCTCGGAGAGGAGACCAATCTAGACCCCGGAAAGGCTGAACCAATGTGAGTAAATCAGCGTGAACCCCAGGGATATTTCCAGCAAGTGGTAGGACTCCTCCACACCACGTTGGCCGGCGGCCCTGGCGACGACGAATCGGAAACGACTGTAAAGCGAACAATTGTTGCGAGGCACGGTCGTCTCCTCCACGGCACGCACTAAAGATACTTAACTGAATATCAAAGCTTGAGACGGCTGCAAATGTAAATCACTTGTTACCCATCCCCATTTTTGCGACTCGGGTCTTTGCGCGCTGGAACCGGGGTGTCGAGGTTTGTCTGGAAAGGGTTTGCGCCGATGAACCTCGCGATGTCGACAGTCGTGTGCACAATTGATTTGGCCTGTGCTGCCTAAATGGCACGGTATCTGTTGGCTGCTTTTCGCCGGATTACACAGGGCCTCAGCTTTCATTCAGAGCCATTGCTGGGAGCGTTGATCTCGCCGGGTTGATCGCAAAAGATCAGATGCGGTTCTCGCGCGCAGGCTGTTTCGGCTTGCGGCTGATGGGCCGGGCGGCATCCTCTCGCCACACCTAGAATATCCGTGAGTTGCCAATCGAGCGCGGACTTTTTGTTGGCGACGGTCGCAGCCTTGAAAGTGGCGATGTCTGCGGCCAGATCGGATGTGAACTGATGGGGTGGATGCCCCCTCCACCCAGCATTGTGTGATGCTGGGTCGGCGCCGGGAGGCGCAGTTATGGAGGACGTGCATATGTCTGAAGTTCATGTTTTGGCGATCGATTTGGCGAAACGCAGTTTTCAGCTTTGCGGGACGGATCGCGGTGGGGCGGTTCTGTTCAATCGGACCGTGTCTCGTTCGAAACTCGAGCAAATCCTCCGGGCGCAGCCGCCCTGCATCGTCGCGATGGAAGCCTGCGCGACGAGCCATTACTGGGGCCGAATGGGAGTTGCTTGTGGACACGAGGTTCGTCTGATCCCGCCGATCTACGTCAAGCCGTTCGTGAAGCGTCAGAAGAATGACGCCGCGGATGCTGCGGCGATCGCCGAGGCCGCTTTGCGGCCGAACATGCATTGCGTGGCGGTCAAGAGCGCCGAACATCAGGCGCGGGCCGTCGCCTTCCGCGCCCATCAATGCTTCGTCGGACAACGCACGCAATTGATCAACGCGCTTCGCGGTCACCTGGCGGAGTTCGGACTGGTCGTCGCGAAAGGCCCCGCGAATTTGAAGTCACTCGTCGACATGATGAAGGATGAAAGCGTCGATGTCCCAGAAGCAGTGCGGGACGTCGTCCAGCTCTTCCTCGATCAGATCGAAGCGATTACTTCCAAGATCGAGGATCTGGCTCTGCGGCTCAAAAAAAGCGACGAAGGAAAACGACGAGATGCGGCGTCTTTGCACTGTCCCGGACGTTGGCCCTGTGACCGCCGGAGCCGTGCTCGCCTTCGCTCCGGACTTGCGGGCTTTTTCGAGCGGCAGAAATTTCGCCGCCTGGCTCGGCCTTGTGCCACGCCAGCATTCGACAGGCGGGAAAACCCGACTGGGGGCGGTCAGCAAGATGGGGCAGAACGATATCCGCCGGTTGCTGATCGTCGGCGCCATGAGCAGGATCCGCTGGATCGTGCGCAAGGGCGTATTGCCCGACAATTGGCTTGGCCGCATTCTCGGCCGCAAGCCGAGGATGGTCGCAGCCGTCGCCCTCGCGAACAAAATGGCGCGCATCATCTGGGCCATGATGACCAGGGAACAGAATTACCGAATGGCGTGATCCGCGAAAGCCCAACCGGGCGCGAAGCGGAAAAGCGCTGACAGGGCCGGCGTAGCGCCGGTTCCGGCGAGGAGATCGACCGACGACATATGCGGCAAGGACTTCAATGTTCAGAATGGGGAAAGCCGGTCCCGGGGCTCGAGCCAACCAAGCTCTCTGGTAAGGCCGTATGTCCGCTTCTGCGACTGAGGTAGCTCGCTCTACGCTGTGCGAGCGAGGGTTGCTCGGTGTTCCGAGCCGAGCCTCAGCGCAGGAGAGCGAGCCATGGAGCGGTCTACAGAAATTTTTGTTGGGATCGACGTTTCGAAGGCGCGCAATGCGATTGCCGTCGTCACGGAGGGACGCAGCGGCGAGGTGCGTTATGTCGGTGAAGTTGACTCCTCCGTCGACAGTATGCGTCGCTTGATCAAGCGCATTACCGCCAAACACCCGCAGGCACATTTTTGTTATGAAGCCGGACCGACCGGCTACGGCCTGCACCGGCTCATCATTTCCATGGGGTTCGCTTGCTCCGTCGTGGCGCCCTCGCTCATTCCGCGCAAGCCAGGCGATCGGGTCAAGACCAACCGGCGCGACGCCGTTGCGCTCGCCAAGTTGCTTCGAGCCGGGGAATTGACTGCTGTGTGGGCGCCGGACGAAAGCCATGAAGCGATGCGCGATCTGGTGCGCGCTCGATCCGCCGCGGTTGAAACACTGCGTGTGCATCGTCAGCAGGTGAGCGCATTCATGCTCCGTCACGGTCGGATTTTTCCGCGCAAAACGACTTGGGGCGCTCGTCATCTTCGTTGGCTGCAAGAACAAAAGTTTGATCATCCAGCCCATCAGATCGCGCTGCAGGAGATGGTCGAAGCCGTGAGAATCTCCAAGGAGCGCGCGGAGCGGCTCGAGGCGGCGATCAAAGAGTTCATACCCCAATGGTCGCTGGCGCCTGTGGTCCGGGCGCTCCTGACATTACGCGGGATTGATCTGCTTGTGGCAGTCACCTGCGCCACGGAGCTCGGCGATTTAAGCCGTTTCGATAATCCGCGTCAGCTTATGGGCTATCTCGGCTTGACCCCGAGTGAACGCTCGACGGGTGACACGGTTCGTCGCGGCGGCATCACCAAGGCCGGCAACGGACGTGTCCGGCATCTGCTGATTGAAAGCGCCTGGACCTACCGTCATCCGCCAAGGGTCGGAAAAGAGAAGCTCTACAAAATTGAAGCCGCGCCGCCGCGCGTAAGAGAGATCGCGTGGAAAGCGCAGAGTCGCCTTACAGCTCGCTATCGCGCACTCAGCGCACGCGGCAAAAAGACAACCGTCGTCTGCGTTGCAATTGCGCGGGAACTCGTTGGCTTCATGTGGTGCATCGCAAAGGAGGCGCAAGTCGCCTAAGCGACGGTTGATTGTCCGCTCGCGCATGGGCGGGGACTGGATCACGGCAGGGGAATACCCGTCAGACGCTTTGTGGCCGGCGACAGCCGACGCCCGATGTAAGATAGGGAAAGCCCCAGACGCATTTTCGGGAATGCGGTAACCAACCCGCGCATAAGAGCTTGATCACCGACGTCTTTCAGATCCAGTCCCTACCCCTGCGCGATAACCTTCCCTTGACGCTGCTGCCCGTGGCGCGAAGTCGCTCGTCAAAATTGTTGACTGCGGACATAAGAGCGTGATCGGACGACCGCGTGTTGCTATGCGGCGACGGCTTGCGACATTTCACGCCGCCATTTCCACGGAAGGAGATCGTCGATCTGGTTGATCGGGTGATCGGCGATGCGAGCGATGACGTCAGCGAGCCAGGCCTCCGGATTGACGTCGTTGAAGCGCGCGGTTTCGATCAGCGTATACATGATCGCCGCCCTTCGCCCGCCTTCGTCGGAGCCAGCGAACAGATAGTTTTTTCTGCCCAATGTAAGAGGCCTGACGGCGCGTTCAGCGGCGTTGTTTGTCATCTCGAGACACCCGTCATCCACATAGCGGGTCAAGGCCGCCCAGCGAGAGGTCGCGTAGCGGATGGCCTTGGCGAAGTCGCTCTTGCCGCTGATTTTGACCAGCGTCGCGTCGAGGAATGCGCGTCGCTCATCCAGAATGGGGTTCGCCCGCTCGCGGCGCGCGGCGACGCGCTCGGCCGGCGGTTTGCCTTTGACACCCGCTTCGATGGCAAAGAGCCGCGCGATCATTTCGAGCGCCTCGCCCGCCGCCGGTGATTTCGTTTCGATATGCACGTCGTAAATCTTGCGCCTTGCATGCGCCCAGCAGGCGACCTCCTTCAGCGGCGCCGGCGCGCCGGTTTTCAGATCGGCCTCGTAAAGGCCGCCGAAGCCCGTATAGCCGTCGGCATGGAGATGGCCGCGACAGCCCTTCAGCAAGGCATGGGCGTGCTCGGAGGCGCGGTCAGCCGAGTAGAGGTAGAAGGCAGCCGGCGGCGCCGTCGACCCATAGGGTCTTTCATCGCGCACCGCGGTCCACAATCGGCCGGTCTTCGTCCTGCCGCGCCCAGGATCGAGCACGGGAACCGTCGGGCGAGTAGACCGAGGGGTTTTCACCCTCGGCCTCTCCCAGAACCGGGCGTGAGACTCTCGCCTCACCCGGCTCCCATCAGGCCAGCCTGCCACTTGCGCCGAGTCGCCAATGCACGAACAATCGGGGGTTTTCGCACGCGATCTTTTCGAGAAAAGCACGGGCGCGGCCCAATCGGTGGTGGAAGCGCTTGAACTTGCGCTTGATCCAGACGGCAAGCGTCTGATCGATATAACGAACCAGGGGATAGAGCGCCGAACGCGTGTATTGCCCATAGTAAGCGATCCAGCCCCGAGTGATCGGGTTCAGCTCGCGAGCGATATCGTCCAGCGTCACCTGTGTTCGTTTGCGCAACTTCAAACCTCGGATCGTGGATCGCATCGCGTTCAGCGCAGGCTTGCTCACCGCTGGCGTGAACCCACAGAACAGAGTCTGCGAGCGTGGGCCTCTCACGGTTCGCGGCCTAAAGCAGTAGCCGAGAAAGTCAAAGGCGACATTCTCGAAATTGGCTTTTCGCCGATCATCCTTGCAATAGACGATCTTCGTCTTCGTGGGATGTAGCTCCAAGCGGCACTCCGCCATCCGAGACGCCAGCGCTTCCCATACGATCCGTGCCTCCCTCTCGGACCGGCAGTGCACCAGCCCGTCATCTGCATACCGACACCACCTCAGGTGCGGGAACGTCCGCGCCATCCAGAGATCAAACGTGTAGTGCATGAAGAGGTTAGCCAAGACCGGGCTGACGACGCCTCCTTGCGGAGTGCCGCGCGTTCGCTCAATCAATGTTCCATCCTCTTGCATCATCGGGGCCGTCAACCATCGTTCGATGTAGAGCAGCGCCCAAGGGCACGCGACGTGTTTCCGGACAGCCCGCATCAACAGCGTGTGATCGATATTGTCGAACAGACCTTTGATGTCGAACTCTAGAACCCAATCGAATTTCCAGCATCGCTCGCGCGTGACACCGACAGCATCAAGCGCCGATTTGTCGGGCCGATAGCCGTAGGAATCCGCTAGAAAGATCGCGTCCAGAGCCGGCTCAATGATCTCCTTGACAACCGTTTGCGCCACGCGGTCGGCTACGGTCGGGACTCCAAGGATTCTCTGCCCTCCACTCTTCTTGGGAATGGAAACAGCACGCACTGGCGGCGGGAAGTATGCGCCAGAGCTCATTCGATTCCAGATTTTGTAGAGGTTGCCCTTCAAATCCTTCTCGAACTGCTCGATCGTCACGCCATCGACGCCGCCCGCGCCCTCCTTGGACCGCACCTCCAGATATGCTTCGTATACTTGATGCTTGTCGATCAAGAACGGCTTGCTTGGCGGGTTCATCGACGTCCTCCTGTCGCCAGTTGCGTCAACGATCCGCCGACCTGATCCGACCCCTTTGCTCCGGCCCCGTTACGGGCGTTCATCGCTACTACGAGCCGGTCCGTCCCAGCGCTCCGCGTCGGTACTCTCGCCTCGCGGTTTTCTCCGCTTGTGCTTCTCCCTTTGCATCGGAGCGGCTGGTTCCTGCAGTTCCACGGCAACGCCTGCATCCGCTTCACGCCCCCTCAACGCCGGTCGTCGCTCGCCCAGTCATCAGGCATCCGGCGAGCTGATCCCAGAGGGACGACACACCCCTGGTTTTGACGACGCCTTCCACGTCACGACGCTTCATCGGTGGGTTCATTTTCATTCGTCTCTCGGACGCATACCTGTTCAAGGTGCTCCTTGAACTTTGGCTCCAACGCTCACGACCACGCCTCTTTAACGCAGCCGCTTGGAGTGGTTTGAGACCCGCTCCTGAAAGCCGATCCCGAGGGGCCGTCCCTCATCGTTACCGCAGCTTCAGCGCACAGAAGTTCAGACCATGACGATCATCCTTTCTGCGTGCCTCTGCAGCACACTATCGTCCGCGTGAACGGCGCAGCCGGCGCGCACATGACGCGCGATGCGCTGGGCCAACGGCTCCAGCAGCGCCGCCATATGGCCGACCCAGCCGGCCATGACCGAGCGGTCGATCGTCACGCCCTCGCGAGCGTAAATGCCGGATTGGCGATGCAGCGGAAGATGATCGCAATATTTGGAGACGATCACATGAGCAAGCAACGCCGGCCCCGGCCGTCCCTTCTCGATTGGCAGCGTCGGCATGGGCGCCTGAACGATCGTCTCGCAGGCGCGGCAGCTCATCTTCGGCCGCACATGCATCACGCGCTTGAAGTGCGAGGCGACGTATTCCAGCACGTCCCGCTCGTCGGCGCCTACCGGTCCGAATTTGTTCCCGCCGCAGGTCGGGCAGACGCAGGGCGCGTCGTGGACGATCGTCTCGAGCGGGAGATGATCGGGCAGAGGAACGCGAACGGACGGCTTCTTCTTCGGCGTCGATGACGAACCGCCGCTCTCGACCGCTTCGCTCCTCGCCTGCCGCTCGGCGTCGCTCTCTTCCATGTCGCCGATCAGCAGTTCGAGCTGTTCGATATCCCGATCGAGCTTTTCCGACGAACGCCCGAAGCGTGCGCGCCGCAACACGGCGAGCTGCATTTTCAGCTTCTCGATCAGCAGTGTTTTGGCGTGAACTTCCGCGGCGAGCGCCTCCGCGAAACGCCGCAGTTCGGCGGGGTCTTCGGGCAAATCGGCAGCGGCGCGCGACATGGTTTCATCTATCACGAAACACGTGACGGCGCAGCTCAATAATGAATGGATTCTACAGGAAGGCCGGGCGCTCCGGCGCTTCTGGCGCAACCGTCCGCCGCCAGTCGATCCCTTCGATCAGCAAGGCCAGCTGCGCCGCCGTCAACTGCAGCGCACCCTCGACGATCGGCGGCCAGACGAACTTTCCCTTCTCCAGCCGCTTGGCGAAGAGACACAGGCCTGACCCGTCCCAGGTCAAAATCTTCACGTAGTCGCCGCGCTTGCTGCGGAACACGAAGGCCGCGCCAGAAAAAGGATCGTTACGCAGCACCTGCGCCACGTCGGCGGCGAGCCCATCGAAGCCGCGCCGCATGTCGACGGGCTTCAACGCCAGATAGACCTTCATCCCCGGTGCGAACTGAAGCATCAAAGATCACCCAGCGCAGACAACACGCGGCGCAGAGCGTCCGTATCCACATCCGCGTCGAGCGACAAGCGGGCGCCATTCGGCAGGCTGACTTCCATCACACCGCGCCGCACGCTCTTGCGCGCCCCCCTCGCTGGCGTGGCGGCCATCTTCGCAACCGGTAACGACGACGGCGCCAGAGCCGGGCTCACCAGAGTTGGCTTCAACTCCAGAACCTCCACGGGAACGAAGGTTTGTGCGGCTGCGGTCTCTTTCGCCGGCGCGCGCCGACGATCCAGCCAGCCTTCGCGCGAACGCCGTAGCCATTTGAAAATCAGATTGGCGTTCAATCCGTGCCGCCGCGCAACCGCCGCTACGGACGCGCCAGACGTCAACGCCTCCGTGACAATCCGCTGCCGTTCTTCAGGGCTCCACGTGCGCCGCTTGACGCCATCCTTCGCCGCCGACATTAGGTGTCCACCTCTTCAATGGTGGACACCTAACCAACTCCATATGCGTTCCGGTAGGCGGTCGTCACATCACGCCTCTTATGTCCGCAGTCAACAATTTTGACGAGCGACTTCGCGCCACGGGCAGCAGCGTCAAGGGAAGGTTATCGCGCAGGGGTAGGGACTGGATCTGAAAGACGTCGGTGATCAAGCTCTTATGCGCGGGTTGGTTACCGCATTCCCGAAAATGCGTCTGGGGCTTTCCCTATCTTACATCGGGCGTCGGCTGTCGCCGGCCACAAAGCGTCTGACGGGTATTCCCCTGCCGTGATCCAGTCCCCGCCCATGCGCGAGCGGACAATCAACCGTCGCTTAGGCGACTTGCGCCTCCTTTGCGATGCACCACATGAAGCCAACGAGTTCCCGCGCAATTGCAACGCAGACGACGGTTGTCTTTTTGCCGCGTGCGCTGAGTGCGCGATAGCGAGCTGTAAGGCGACTCTGCGCTTTCCACGCGATCTCTCTTACGCGCGGCGGCGCGGCTTCAATTTTGTAGAGCTTCTCTTTTCCGACCCTTGGCGGATGACGGTAGGTCCAGGCGCTTTCAATCAGCAGATGCCGGACACGTCCGTTGCCGGCCTTGGTGATGCCGCCGCGACGA contains the following coding sequences:
- a CDS encoding WxcM-like domain-containing protein, which encodes MSGSWELLRFPIVNDRRGNLTFIEGSRNISFGISRVYYLYDVPGGSFRGGHAHKELEQVVIAVSGSFDVHLSDGRRSEVVSLNRSYYGLYLKNLEGVMYFGD
- the ltrA gene encoding group II intron reverse transcriptase/maturase; translated protein: MNPPSKPFLIDKHQVYEAYLEVRSKEGAGGVDGVTIEQFEKDLKGNLYKIWNRMSSGAYFPPPVRAVSIPKKSGGQRILGVPTVADRVAQTVVKEIIEPALDAIFLADSYGYRPDKSALDAVGVTRERCWKFDWVLEFDIKGLFDNIDHTLLMRAVRKHVACPWALLYIERWLTAPMMQEDGTLIERTRGTPQGGVVSPVLANLFMHYTFDLWMARTFPHLRWCRYADDGLVHCRSEREARIVWEALASRMAECRLELHPTKTKIVYCKDDRRKANFENVAFDFLGYCFRPRTVRGPRSQTLFCGFTPAVSKPALNAMRSTIRGLKLRKRTQVTLDDIARELNPITRGWIAYYGQYTRSALYPLVRYIDQTLAVWIKRKFKRFHHRLGRARAFLEKIACENPRLFVHWRLGASGRLA
- a CDS encoding transposase, translated to MSAAKDGVKRRTWSPEERQRIVTEALTSGASVAAVARRHGLNANLIFKWLRRSREGWLDRRRAPAKETAAAQTFVPVEVLELKPTLVSPALAPSSLPVAKMAATPARGARKSVRRGVMEVSLPNGARLSLDADVDTDALRRVLSALGDL
- a CDS encoding transposase gives rise to the protein MSRAAADLPEDPAELRRFAEALAAEVHAKTLLIEKLKMQLAVLRRARFGRSSEKLDRDIEQLELLIGDMEESDAERQARSEAVESGGSSSTPKKKPSVRVPLPDHLPLETIVHDAPCVCPTCGGNKFGPVGADERDVLEYVASHFKRVMHVRPKMSCRACETIVQAPMPTLPIEKGRPGPALLAHVIVSKYCDHLPLHRQSGIYAREGVTIDRSVMAGWVGHMAALLEPLAQRIARHVRAGCAVHADDSVLQRHAERMIVMV
- the tnpB gene encoding IS66 family insertion sequence element accessory protein TnpB (TnpB, as the term is used for proteins encoded by IS66 family insertion elements, is considered an accessory protein, since TnpC, encoded by a neighboring gene, is a DDE family transposase.), giving the protein MLQFAPGMKVYLALKPVDMRRGFDGLAADVAQVLRNDPFSGAAFVFRSKRGDYVKILTWDGSGLCLFAKRLEKGKFVWPPIVEGALQLTAAQLALLIEGIDWRRTVAPEAPERPAFL
- a CDS encoding IS5 family transposase — translated: MSPIRKPYPSDVSDEEWSLVAPYLTLMDEGAPQRQHSLRELFNGLRYVLRYGIAWRAMPNDLPPWFAVYQQSQRWLSAGVFEALAQDLRAQLRVASGRAAEPTAAIIDSRTLRSTPESGPRAGYDGAKRKRGSKLHMAVDTLGHLLALHVTPANVDDRAEVGKLIAAVQDVTGESVELVYVDQGYTGEKASEAAKAQGAELCVVKLAEAKKGFVLLPKRWVVERSFAWATRCRRLVKDYERYAQTLAGLHVVAFACLMLKRAADFMIQGA
- a CDS encoding IS110 family transposase — translated: MERSTEIFVGIDVSKARNAIAVVTEGRSGEVRYVGEVDSSVDSMRRLIKRITAKHPQAHFCYEAGPTGYGLHRLIISMGFACSVVAPSLIPRKPGDRVKTNRRDAVALAKLLRAGELTAVWAPDESHEAMRDLVRARSAAVETLRVHRQQVSAFMLRHGRIFPRKTTWGARHLRWLQEQKFDHPAHQIALQEMVEAVRISKERAERLEAAIKEFIPQWSLAPVVRALLTLRGIDLLVAVTCATELGDLSRFDNPRQLMGYLGLTPSERSTGDTVRRGGITKAGNGRVRHLLIESAWTYRHPPRVGKEKLYKIEAAPPRVREIAWKAQSRLTARYRALSARGKKTTVVCVAIARELVGFMWCIAKEAQVA